Proteins from a genomic interval of Mesobacillus sp. S13:
- a CDS encoding VOC family protein translates to METTKRQIHSSLKVLLVSDLEKSRKFYSDVLGCEVTDWWAIRDGFSGLAIKLLEASDPKEVRPNPPAAGDQQGFDLYCYVEDWNSLDELYHEFKEKGAHIAIEPRVDENNGPWKEFAVKDLDGYCIAFGGTDGF, encoded by the coding sequence ATGGAGACAACTAAAAGACAGATTCATAGTTCATTGAAGGTTTTATTGGTATCGGACCTGGAAAAATCGCGGAAGTTTTACAGTGATGTATTAGGCTGTGAGGTCACGGACTGGTGGGCCATCCGTGATGGATTTTCAGGGCTGGCAATAAAACTGTTAGAAGCCAGCGACCCTAAAGAAGTGAGGCCTAATCCGCCGGCAGCAGGGGATCAGCAGGGATTCGATCTTTATTGCTATGTAGAAGATTGGAATTCGCTTGATGAGTTATACCATGAATTCAAGGAAAAGGGGGCGCATATTGCCATCGAGCCACGGGTTGATGAAAATAATGGTCCCTGGAAGGAGTTTGCCGTCAAAGACCTTGATGGCTATTGCATTGCTTTTGGCGGAACAGACGGCTTTTGA
- a CDS encoding DUF3949 domain-containing protein: MDSVFWFILILFTLPLIITTAIMVPIQYRYIKRMEEIKKKKQLSQSQMYEEMPVQEEILHMNLQSNILFIPGNIIAGLIFKYRHR, from the coding sequence ATGGATTCTGTATTTTGGTTTATTCTTATCCTTTTCACACTGCCATTGATCATTACCACTGCTATCATGGTTCCAATCCAGTACAGATATATCAAAAGAATGGAAGAAATAAAGAAAAAGAAGCAGCTTTCACAAAGTCAAATGTACGAGGAAATGCCTGTGCAGGAAGAAATCCTTCATATGAACCTGCAATCGAATATTTTGTTCATACCGGGAAATATCATTGCAGGATTGATTTTTAAGTACCGACATCGGTAA
- a CDS encoding substrate-binding domain-containing protein — MLILVLLFTSACSGSGTEKSGGTEGKEGNDEPKNTEPIKIGVLASQTGGLEAYGKQTLRGFELGLEYATNGTNEVAGRKIQFIVEDTETKPEVAVQKATKLLEEDEVDFLVGSSSSGDTLAVLPLAEEYEKIMIVEPAVADSITGSEFNEYIFRTARNSSQDAVAGAAAIAKDGVKIATLAPDYSFGRDGVAAFKEAAEKLGAEIVHEEYADPAATDFTSNIQKIIDQKPDYLFVVWAGANSPWNQISDMKVQEKGIKISTGAPDIAALATMEPLVGMEGFTVYYHDLPQNDINKWLVDEHKKRFNGELPDLFTPGGMTAAMAIVEALKKTEGDTDSKKLIKTMEGMSFDSPKGKMTFREEDHQALQALYAIKLEKKDGVDYPVPVLIRELSPEETAPPIRN, encoded by the coding sequence ATGCTTATTTTGGTCCTGTTGTTTACAAGTGCCTGCAGTGGATCGGGGACAGAAAAGTCAGGAGGCACTGAAGGGAAAGAAGGAAACGATGAACCGAAGAACACCGAACCGATCAAGATTGGGGTGCTGGCTTCACAGACAGGCGGACTTGAGGCTTATGGGAAGCAGACTCTTCGCGGATTCGAGCTCGGCCTTGAATACGCAACTAATGGAACAAATGAAGTAGCGGGCCGTAAAATACAATTCATAGTTGAAGATACAGAAACCAAACCTGAGGTAGCCGTCCAGAAAGCGACTAAACTTCTTGAAGAGGATGAAGTAGACTTCCTTGTCGGATCTTCAAGCTCAGGTGACACGCTGGCAGTCCTGCCATTGGCTGAGGAATATGAAAAAATCATGATCGTCGAGCCGGCTGTAGCGGACAGCATCACAGGCTCTGAATTCAATGAATATATCTTCCGCACAGCGCGTAACTCTTCTCAGGATGCTGTTGCGGGTGCAGCTGCAATTGCCAAAGATGGCGTGAAAATCGCCACTCTTGCACCGGATTATTCTTTTGGCCGCGATGGCGTCGCAGCCTTCAAAGAAGCGGCAGAAAAGCTGGGCGCGGAGATCGTCCATGAAGAATATGCAGATCCTGCTGCAACTGACTTCACTTCGAACATCCAGAAAATCATCGACCAAAAACCGGATTACTTATTTGTCGTCTGGGCTGGAGCGAATTCTCCTTGGAACCAGATTTCAGATATGAAGGTCCAGGAAAAAGGAATCAAAATTTCCACAGGTGCTCCTGATATCGCAGCACTTGCAACGATGGAGCCGCTTGTCGGTATGGAAGGCTTCACAGTCTATTATCATGATCTCCCGCAAAATGATATCAATAAATGGCTTGTTGATGAACATAAAAAGCGCTTTAACGGTGAGCTTCCAGATCTATTCACGCCAGGAGGCATGACAGCCGCGATGGCAATTGTCGAAGCTTTGAAGAAAACAGAGGGTGACACGGATTCCAAGAAATTAATCAAGACAATGGAAGGAATGAGCTTTGATTCACCGAAAGGCAAAATGACCTTCCGTGAAGAGGATCATCAGGCACTCCAAGCATTATACGCAATCAAATTGGAGAAAAAGGATGGGGTTGACTATCCAGTTCCAGTCCTGATCCGCGAGCTCTCTCCAGAAGAAACAGCTCCGCCGATCCGGAATTAA
- a CDS encoding BTAD domain-containing putative transcriptional regulator: MQGTLPLIKTKLLVPGLQEQWIRRAKLSRKMKAISEKPLTIIQAGAGYGKSTALALHVKDQKQTCSWYTITSSDDDILPFLSYLTASIQTLFPDFGHELIPYMKKMDRYIREEELSMLSSLFINEVLQIPEQIVVILDDFHAIEHSYHINVWMEKLLEHMPSHLHLVISTRTKPGWKVLAKLRAKNELNEISKADLIFGKEEIELLLSDYYQLAISDEQIDQLYQITEGWVIAIGMIAQQLPHLQSLDDLLAEPAKSLEDLFQYLVYEVFSKQPPMIQQFLEQTSIFEEISTDICDHILGMNGSIQMLQQLTAKNLFIQQIGDSQFRYHALFREFLETRLITSQPGQYRVLMMNSAHYFEKKGQWEEALYCYEKIGQYSAAAAIMDEQGLELLEMGKLENLQERLAKIPVEDKSRYCSLLFLEGEVYRYRSLYKQAEACYEQAIQAADRMGKAEWKSKALEGKAKIYLDTIQPLKAERILAQAIELREEAMLDAAAEETGRLYRLLAENLINSGQALKAERWIERARSMGVHIEDGNLEARLYLRTGRFQEARRILTDAKATGHLDEKLHLPQSHRETDLLLALIEAFTGNGMQAKTLSQSGIQNGIDIQAPFVEACGWIRMGHAVQLIEQYDLALAEKCYETALDIMGRLSIERGKAEPLMGLCILYGSRREFERASEAGRKALLETEQVKDVWLSALITLCLAIASIYNDRRKEAIENLHKAEGLINQCGDEFGRMLLSFWKSYYYFSVNEDEESKTAFSSFLKLMKTGRYEFFLKKRTTFGPRDLQVFAPMLIEAVKQSVAPGYAEKLLEDLKIPRLSAHPGYTLRVQTLGQFRLWLGDREVEDRDWQRGKAKELFQLFLTKRSQFLMKEDIFQILWPAHEEKNADRDFKVALNALNNVLEPARKARSTPFFIVREGTGYGMNPQAAIELDSRIFEEWAEAGLEEKNTEKSMEELERALNLYNGDYLPERRYEDWCLNERERLLVYFLRGAEKLAQLNVRRENYDSAIHWCQKILHRDRTWEEAYRLLMFCYYRKNNRPQAIRWYKKCSEVLEEELGVTPLEPTKHMYEMIIEGQNQ; this comes from the coding sequence CAAAATTATCGAGAAAAATGAAAGCGATTTCCGAAAAGCCGCTGACCATCATCCAGGCGGGCGCTGGCTATGGAAAGAGTACGGCTCTGGCCTTGCATGTCAAAGATCAGAAACAGACATGCTCTTGGTATACAATCACTTCTTCCGATGATGATATTCTTCCGTTCCTATCCTATTTGACAGCCTCGATTCAAACCTTGTTCCCGGATTTTGGCCACGAGTTAATACCATATATGAAAAAAATGGACCGATACATTAGGGAAGAAGAGCTTAGCATGCTCTCTTCGCTTTTCATCAATGAGGTACTCCAGATACCTGAACAAATCGTTGTCATTTTAGATGATTTCCACGCAATCGAACATTCCTACCATATCAATGTCTGGATGGAGAAACTGCTGGAACATATGCCGAGCCATCTTCATCTGGTCATTTCAACCAGGACGAAGCCTGGTTGGAAAGTGCTGGCTAAGTTAAGGGCTAAAAATGAATTGAATGAAATTTCGAAGGCTGATTTGATTTTTGGCAAAGAGGAAATCGAGCTGCTACTATCTGATTATTATCAGCTTGCCATCAGTGACGAACAGATCGACCAGTTGTATCAAATTACAGAAGGATGGGTCATCGCAATCGGAATGATCGCCCAGCAGCTTCCTCACCTGCAAAGCCTGGATGATCTCCTGGCAGAGCCGGCAAAGTCGCTAGAGGATTTATTTCAATACCTGGTTTATGAAGTGTTTTCGAAACAGCCTCCAATGATCCAGCAATTCCTTGAACAGACAAGCATCTTTGAGGAAATAAGTACGGATATTTGCGATCACATCCTCGGAATGAACGGTTCCATCCAGATGCTCCAGCAGTTGACTGCGAAAAATCTGTTCATCCAGCAGATTGGTGACAGCCAGTTCAGGTATCACGCCCTTTTTCGCGAATTCCTCGAGACCAGGCTGATCACAAGCCAGCCTGGTCAATACAGGGTATTGATGATGAACAGTGCCCATTATTTTGAAAAAAAAGGGCAGTGGGAAGAGGCATTATATTGTTACGAGAAAATTGGCCAATACAGCGCTGCTGCAGCGATTATGGACGAACAGGGGTTGGAGCTTCTTGAAATGGGCAAGCTCGAGAATCTGCAGGAGCGGCTCGCAAAAATCCCCGTCGAGGATAAAAGCCGCTATTGTTCCCTTTTATTTCTTGAGGGAGAGGTGTACCGTTATCGGTCATTGTACAAGCAAGCGGAAGCATGTTATGAACAGGCGATACAGGCAGCTGACAGAATGGGAAAGGCAGAATGGAAAAGCAAGGCCCTTGAAGGCAAAGCAAAAATTTATCTTGATACAATCCAGCCGCTTAAAGCTGAACGAATTTTGGCTCAGGCAATTGAGCTTCGGGAAGAGGCGATGCTTGATGCTGCAGCGGAGGAAACGGGAAGGCTGTACCGCCTTCTTGCTGAAAACCTGATCAATTCCGGGCAGGCATTGAAGGCTGAAAGGTGGATTGAACGGGCAAGGTCGATGGGAGTCCATATTGAGGATGGAAACCTGGAAGCCCGGTTATATTTGAGGACCGGCCGATTTCAAGAAGCAAGAAGGATTTTAACGGATGCCAAGGCGACAGGCCATCTAGATGAAAAACTGCATTTGCCGCAATCACACAGGGAGACCGACCTGCTGCTGGCATTGATTGAAGCTTTTACAGGCAATGGCATGCAAGCAAAGACTTTATCTCAATCAGGGATTCAGAATGGAATTGATATCCAAGCTCCATTTGTGGAAGCTTGCGGATGGATCAGGATGGGCCATGCAGTCCAATTGATTGAACAATATGATCTGGCTCTTGCTGAAAAATGCTATGAGACGGCACTTGATATCATGGGTCGCCTGAGCATTGAGCGCGGGAAGGCCGAACCGCTGATGGGCCTGTGCATTCTTTATGGCTCAAGGCGTGAATTCGAAAGGGCTTCTGAGGCTGGAAGGAAGGCGCTGCTTGAAACAGAACAGGTGAAGGATGTATGGCTTTCAGCGCTTATTACACTCTGCCTGGCGATTGCGTCAATTTACAACGACAGACGCAAGGAGGCGATCGAGAACCTTCATAAAGCAGAAGGGCTGATCAATCAGTGTGGTGATGAATTTGGCAGGATGCTGCTGTCATTTTGGAAGTCCTATTATTATTTTTCAGTAAATGAAGATGAGGAGTCCAAAACAGCATTTTCAAGCTTCTTAAAATTGATGAAGACAGGAAGGTATGAATTTTTCCTGAAAAAGCGGACGACATTTGGGCCGAGGGACTTGCAAGTGTTCGCCCCTATGCTCATAGAAGCGGTAAAGCAATCCGTAGCTCCTGGATATGCCGAGAAGCTGTTGGAGGATTTGAAGATCCCCCGCTTGAGTGCCCATCCAGGCTATACATTAAGGGTCCAAACGCTTGGCCAATTCCGGCTCTGGCTTGGAGACAGGGAAGTGGAGGATAGGGATTGGCAAAGAGGGAAGGCGAAAGAGCTATTCCAGCTATTCTTGACAAAGAGAAGCCAGTTCCTGATGAAGGAGGACATATTCCAGATTCTTTGGCCAGCCCATGAGGAAAAGAATGCAGACCGAGATTTTAAGGTTGCCCTGAATGCCTTGAATAATGTTCTGGAGCCTGCACGAAAAGCGAGGTCCACCCCGTTTTTCATTGTCAGGGAGGGAACGGGATACGGAATGAACCCCCAGGCAGCAATCGAGCTCGATTCACGTATATTCGAAGAATGGGCAGAAGCCGGCCTGGAAGAGAAGAACACCGAAAAATCAATGGAGGAACTGGAACGCGCCTTGAATTTATATAACGGGGATTATCTTCCTGAAAGAAGGTATGAGGACTGGTGCCTCAATGAACGGGAGCGGCTGCTTGTTTACTTTTTGCGGGGGGCGGAAAAACTGGCGCAGCTGAATGTAAGACGTGAAAACTATGATTCTGCCATTCATTGGTGCCAAAAAATCCTCCACAGGGACAGAACATGGGAGGAAGCCTATCGATTGCTGATGTTTTGTTATTATCGGAAAAACAATCGTCCGCAAGCCATACGCTGGTATAAAAAATGCAGTGAAGTGCTAGAGGAAGAGCTGGGAGTCACCCCGCTGGAACCAACAAAGCATATGTATGAGATGATTATTGAAGGACAAAATCAATAG